The following are encoded together in the Rhizoctonia solani chromosome 10, complete sequence genome:
- a CDS encoding ribosomal L44 domain protein, whose translation MYIQARSVDTDFASDDSPTPSINTLPTEVLILIFKFAHYLWWKGFKREHADWPAAGGGSTRKQMSLGHPEVLTHVCYLWRQIVFSSPALWSYIDLFALNQSPQLSLDRSSAFVARAENHELTLRVRLHHGIHESLSDFASIKDFCSFIGPRIGALQIDNNSPNYSTTLLSSIIRASLPRTMPGVLTKLDINDHSVRTISNFTENSDGLAGWTLPTPENFDMSQHSLDNILRSIKVLRLSGQFFPWTSPAYRGLVELHLRCTRPQYGHRPSIRITQLREILLASPGLRVFYFNINISQDVTIALPPVPLPELEVLNLRGLKRSLYDLLLPLLSPAQKPLQMTIQTQRVVPSTLYCFALISFFRRTNVTSLYVVNRLASYPQLPLDMLVLESPASLNTLGLERFHVTGPEPSRRHSRPICRMKLNHLYLRKCAVDIYALENIAETFPIETLRFHDMLESSYDRELTDVHSKISSMFPSVKWVRWNRAMEAWGAWETEYLD comes from the coding sequence ATGTATATTCAAGCCCGCTCTGTTGACACCGATTTTGCCTCCGATGACTCCCCCACTCCTTCGATCAATACGCTCCCCACGGAAGTACTTATCCTAATATTCAAGTTCGCCCACTACTTGTGGTGGAAAGGTTTCAAAAGGGAACATGCGGACTGGCCTGCGGCCGGGGGTGGAAGCACACGGAAACAAATGAGTTTGGGACACCCGGAGGTATTGACACACGTATGCTATCTCTGGCGCCAAATTGTTTTCTCATCCCCCGCTTTATGGTCGTACATCGATCTCTTTGCTTTGAACCAATCCCCTCAGCTAAGTCTGGACCGTAGCTCTGCTTTCGTAGCGCGAGCAGAAAACCACGAACTGACCCTTCGTGTACGTTTGCATCACGGGATACACGAGTCTCTGTCGGACTTTGCCTCGATTAAGGATTTCTGCTCATTCATTGGACCGAGGATAGGCGCTTTACAAATTGATAATAACTCTCCGAATTATTCAACAACGCTCTTGTCCTCCATTATTCGGGCGAGCCTCCCGCGCACCATGCCCGGAGTTCTAACGAAGCTTGACATCAACGATCACAGCGTGCGAACAATTTCGAATTTTACTGAGAACAGTGATGGCTTGGCTGGCTGGACATTGCCGACTCCAGAGAACTTCGACATGTCGCAGCACTCGCTGGACAATATTCTGCGTTCAATCAAGGTTTTACGACTGAGCGGTCAATTCTTCCCATGGACGAGTCCAGCTTACCGAGGTCTCGTAGAACTTCACCTCCGGTGCACTCGTCCTCAGTATGGACATCGGCCCTCTATACGGATTACTCAGCTGAGAGAGATACTCCTGGCCTCTCCTGGGCTCCGCGTATTTTACTTTAATATTAATATTAGTCAAGACGTAACAATAGCTCTACCGCCAGTTCCCCTTCCGGAATTGGAAGTGCTTAATCTGCGAGGATTGAAACGCAGCTTGTATGATTTACTCCTTCCTTTGCTCTCCCCCGCACAAAAGCCCCTTCAAATGACGATTCAAACACAACGCGTTGTACCGAGCACCTTGTATTGCTTTGCACTTATCTCATTTTTTCGACGCACAAACGTAACCAGTCTCTACGTAGTGAACCGATTAGCGTCTTACCCACAGCTTCCCCTAGATATGCTGGTACTTGAATCACCTGCTAGCCTAAATACGCTGGGGTTGGAACGATTCCATGTAACTGGACCCGAACCATCACGGCGCCACTCCAGACCGATATGTCGGATGAAACTAAATCACCTATATCTGAGGAAATGCGCGGTCGATATTTATGCACTCGAGAATATCGCTGAAACATTTCCAATTGAAACATTAAGATTCCATGACATGCTCGAGAGCAGTTACGACCGAGAACTAACAGATGTACATTCCAAAATTAGCTCGATGTTTCCCTCAGTGAAATGGGTTCGGTGGAATCGTGCCATGGAGGCATGGGGTGCATGGGAAACAGAGTATCTCGATTAA
- a CDS encoding U3 small nucleolar RNA-associated protein 13, with amino-acid sequence MSKTSFRTLREIGPVFTSGPVALNSDGTTLVGCVNEEPRSTSLLSGSTTGSYQTDDSSVTSLAISPNDAHLAIFTSSLSLRLYPLAPASTTSSTIHPIRHIPRAHDAPVHVSTIDPTSTLIASGSADGMVKVHDIRRGHLTHLFRGHGGIVSALKFFYKPGSATGTWDIMWLVSASADSRVRVYDLAAAGTGSPIMTLEGHVSVPRGVGVSNDGRYVVSGGRDSVVLIWDTRPTTENGKPDKGKKGKKAFSNPVLVKTIPVLERIEALGVLEAEDSEGRLIFYTGGQKGVVKIWDAWESKVLQTFGEEMEGPNSSEDDGEESRQILDVLYTPSTHAVSSVHADQNVLTYSLPTGSKIRQLVGYNDEVIDAVFLSSPSPAPSVNRNLDTHLAVATNSSLVRIYPTLDVHSATPGGKDTHNPLNASLLPGHTDIVLALSSAPNGWLASAGKDREVRIWAPVQVPIKERDDENDMDEDESATSPTVEWTCVAICAGHAESVGAVVFGGSDSHGVPSFLVTGSQDRTLKVWDLSVLKGPTPSTTVKLKSLATVKAHDKDINALDVAPNGRLVATGSQDKTAKVFEVGSSYDLTPTGILKGHKRGVWSIKFSPIERVIATGSGDKTIKLWSLDDWTCLKTFEGHTNSILRLSFLTHGTQLVSAGSDGLVKLWTVRTEECVATLDAHEDKVWALAVSADEQIIMSGAADSRIVIWRDSTEEEQLEKEEQRAKGVELEQNFTNYLALNDYRNAILLALTMDQPGRLYNLFKSVRATRPTKSIASRAPDADSLHNITGSAQVDQVLATLSGPDLVRLLGHVRTWNASARTSTVAQTVLHAILSTHTTEDIIATFGKADTEDGLDAEFGKMLKGKDKPGMDLRSIVDGLIPYTERHLTRAERLVQDSFVVDYVLGEMDMGIALNGLDAMEVS; translated from the exons ATGTCCAAGACTAG CTTCCGTACATTGCGTGAGATAGGCCCTGTATTCACCTCTGGCCCTGTGGCATTGAATTCGGATGGAACAACGCTGGTTGGATGTGTCAACGAAGAGCCAAGGAGTACTAGTTTGCTTTCGGGTTCCACAACCGGGTCCTATCAGACA GATGACTCTAGCGTAACGTCCTTGGCTATATCACCTAATGATGCGCACCTAGCCATATTCACCTCGTCCCTATCCCTTCGGTTATATCCACTCGCCCCCGCTTCCACCACTTCTTCTACCATCCACCCAATAAGGCATATTCCAAGGGCCCACGATGCTCCGGTTCACGTATCCACTATTGACCCTACGTCAACTCTCATAGCGTCCGGCTCAGCAGATGGCATGGTCAAAGTTCATGACATTCGACGAGGTCACCTTACCCATCTATTCCGAGGTCACGGAGGAATCGTTTCCGCTCTCAAATTCTTCTACAAACCCGGATCCGCGACTGGAACTTGGGACATCATGTGGCTCGTGAGCGCGAGCGCTGATTCTCGAGTTCGGGTATATGACCTCGCTGCGGCTGGTACCGGTTCGCCTATCATGACTCTTGAGGGTCATGTTAGTGTGCCTCGTGGAGTCGGAGTCTCGAACGACGGGAGATATGTGGTTTCTGGAGGAAGAGATTCAGTGGTTTTGATCTGGGATACTCGACCTACGACTGAAAACGGGAAACCGGACAAGGGCAAGAAAGGGAAGAAAGCCTTTTCAAATCCTGTTTTGGTCAAGACCATACCTGTGCTCGAGCGCATTGAGGCCCTTGGTGTGCTTGAGGCCGAGGATTCGGAAGGGCGATTGATATTTTACACTGGTGGGCAGAAGGGGGTCGTCAAAATCTGGGATGCATGGGAATCCAAGGTCCTACAGACATTCGGAGAGGAAATGGAAGGGCCGAACTCCTCGGAGGACGATGGAGAAGAATCCAGGCAAATCTTGGACGTTTT ATACACCCCCTCCACCCACGCTGTGTCTTCTGTCCACGCCGATCAAAATGTTCTCACTTATTCTCTCCCTACTGGGAGCAAAATTCGACAATTAGTCGGCTACAACGACGAAGTCATTGATGCCGTATTCTTATCATCTCCCTCTCCCGCCCCTTCTGTCAATCGCAATCTCGATACCCACTTGGCCGTTGCTACCAACTCATCCCTTGTCAGGATATATCCAACCCTAGACGTCCACTCTGCCACACCCGGTGGCAAGGACACGCACAACCCACTCAACGCTTCCCTCCTTCCCGGGCATACCGACATTGTCCTCGCATTATCCTCCGCTCCCAACGGTTGGCTTGCTAGTGCAGGCAAAGATCGGGAAGTTAGGATATGGGCGCCCGTTCAGGTCCCTATCAAAGAAAGAGATGACGAAAACGATATGGACGAGGACGAATCGGCAACCTCTCCCACTGTCGAATGGACTTGTGTGGCGATCTGTGCAGGACACGCGGAAAGCGTTGGGGCAGTCGTGTTTGGTGGATCAGACTCTCACGGAGTACCAAGCTTTTTGGTTACAGGATCCCAAGATAGGACGCTTAAAGTATGGGACCTCAGCGTTCTAAAAGG CCCTACTCCCTCGACCACTGTCAAACTAAAATCGCTGGCTACAGTTAAAGCCCATGACAAGGATATTAACGCACTCGATGTTGCACCCAACGGGCGACTAGTAGCCACTGGGTCGCAAGATAAAACTGCCAAGGTGTTTGAGGTTGGG TCCTCTTACGACCTCACGCCCACTGGCATCCTCAAGGGCCATAAACGAGGCGTCTGGTCTATCAAGTTTTCTCCCATCGAAAGGGTGATTGCGACTGGCAGCGGTGACAAGACTATCAAACTGTGGAGTTTAGATGATTGGACATGCTTGAAA ACGTTTGAAGGTCACACAAACTCGATTCTCCGGCTTTCGTTCCTTACCCATGGCACCCAACTTGTCTCTGCGGGATCAGACGGTCTGGTCAAGCTGTGGACTGTTCGTACCGAAGAGTGTGTCGCGACGCTCGATGCTCATGAAGACAAG GTCTGGGCACTTGCAGTCAGCGCCGACGAGCAGATAATCATGTCGGGCGCGGCAGACTCGAGAATCGTTATATGGAGGGACTCTACGGAAGAAGAGCAACTCGAAAAGGAGGAACAACGCGCCAAGGGTGTTGAGCT GGAACAAAACTTTACTAACTACCTCGCATTAAACGATTATCGCAATGCGATCCTTCTGGCGCTGACCATGGACCAACCCGGCCGACTCTACAACCTTTTCAAGTCTGTCAGAGCCACTCGTCCCACCAAGTCTATCGCATCCCGGGCTCCAGACGCCGACTCCCTACATAATATCACCGGATCTGCGCAAGTTGACCAAGTCCTCGCCACCCTCTCTGGACCCGATCTCGTCCGTCTCCTCGGACACGTCCGCACATGGAACGCCAGCGCCCGGACCAGCACTGTTGCCCAAACCGTCCTGCACGCTATCCTCAGCACGCACACGACCGAAGACATCATCGCTACGTTTGGCAAGGCAGATACTGAAGATGGCCTGGATGCTGAATTTGGCAAGATGTTGAAGGGCAAGGATAAACCTGGGATGGACCTCCGGTCGATCGTGGATGGACTTATCCCCTATACCGAGCGCCATTTGACCCGTGCTGAACGGTTGGTCCAGGATAGCTTTGTCGTTGATTATGTTTTGGGGGAGATGGATATGGGAATTGCGCTTAATGGGTTGGATGCTATGGAGGTTTCGTAG
- a CDS encoding WD40 domain-containing protein: MDLPDIVQARVSTLEKQLSKCKRQLVRLYYSDECDRFEQFRDEVFIGILKDTCTLVHEAELVRAPYLAELAKAADNILDDAIAYSHGRQSDSSGLEEALYDLMPSWAHDDAQNRPLVLDKDAAKFPLAHAALESLMQLPIFQMRLGPGEINEMTTKAWDPALKRHPKSTKLARFRTNSSLTRTTKRPLATRVLDARCEVSSSRCSVPIRFLTGLDSTFLALTGMRGVKNRSPALELADVASHGVIDEARRLIFLGDDDRIKSYEWGSSTEVYENLFPVHTLDTKHYQGPMMVLPDGSVVRAGKGNAGVYNIESLPTHGEYEKGIIGRKIKSFDTRRNDPEKIEPSSGSAPTSHIKFLDYPEFEPSTWQPLVSSPSTVVCAESARKGGRYSCIVIDLETGKTAMHYLGHNAACNDGFARLYDTRYSLPVVTFHARGQNEFCEAAALAHPNNIPRTHKAEQIKVWDVRARACAYELATGNNAVRSLAWDASNNSLYAATKCSYVNPSGQNRKYRPARPLNNQQRQMEYEDEDGEPDEYSGRCWPINAWHKEDYFGYTLAPKKIEPRELKAMTLTRHPHD, from the exons ATGGACTTACCAGACATCGTCCAAGCTCGTGTTTCTACCTTGGAGAAGCAGCTTTCCAAATGCAAACGTCAACTTGTGCGTTTGTACTACTCAGACGAGTGCGATCGGTTCGAACAGTTTCGTGATGAGGTGTTTATCGGTATTCTCAAAGACACATGTACTCTGGTGCACGAAGCGGAGCTCGTAAGGGCTCCGTATCTCGCGGAGCTGGCAAAAGCAGCGGACAATATACTTGATGACGCTATTGCCTACTCCCATGGAAGACAAAGTGATTCATCCGGGTTGGAGGAAGCCCTATACGATCTCATGCCTTCTTGGGCCCATGACGACGCTCAGAATCGGCCACTGGTCCTGGACAAGGACGCGGCCAAGTTCCCGCTTG CTCATGCTGCCCTTGAATCTCTTATGCAGCTTCCGATTTTTCAAATGCGCTTGGGTCCAGGTG AAATCAACGAAATGACAACGAAAGCTTGGGATCCAGCTTTGAAACGGcatcccaagtcaaccaaACTGGCCCGGTTTCGGACCAACTCTTCTCTGACACGCACCACCAAAAGACCGTTGGCAACCCGTGTTCTCGATGCGCGCTGCGAAGTATCTTCTTCGCGATGTTCGGTCCCTATCAGGTTTCTTACAGGGCTGGATAGCACGTTCCTGGCGTTGACCGGAATGCGCGGGGTTAAGAACCGCTCGCCCGCACTGGA GCTTGCAGATGTCGCTTCTCATGGTGTTATTGACGAGGCAAGGCGGTTGATATTCTTGGGAGACGATGATCGTATCAAGTCGTATGAATGGGGATCTTCCACCGAGGTTTACGAGAACCTGTTTCCCGTCCACACTTTGGATACCAAACATTACCAAGGCCCAATGATGGTTCTTCCTGACGGATCTGTCGTCCGTGCAGGAAAAGGGAATGCTGGCGTATATAATATCGAGTCCCTTCCCACACATGGCGAATACGAGAAGGGAATCATAGGGAGGAAAATCAAGAGCTTTGATACGAGGCGAAATGACCCAGAAAAGATCGAGCCATCTTCGGGTTCAGCTCCGACCTCACACATCAAATTCCTTGATTACCCCGAGTTCGAACCCAGCACCTGGCAGCCCCTCGTCTCATCTCCTTCAACTGTCGTATGTGCTGAATCTGCTCGCAAAGGAGGTCGATATAGCTGTATAGTCATTGACCTGGAAACGGGAAAGACAGCCATGCACTACCTCGGTCACAACGCTG CTTGCAACGATGGGTTCGCACGCCTATATGACACTAGATACTCGCTTCCTGTTGTCACCTTCCATGCCCGTGGCCAGAACGAATTCTGTGAGGCTGCTGCGCTCGCCCATCCAAACAACATTCCAA GAACGCACAAGGCAGAACAGATCAAGGTGTGGGATGTTCGCGCTCGAGCGTGCGCCTACGAATTGGCAACGGGTAACAATGCAGTACGATCCCTTGCATGGGACGCCTCAAATAACAGCCTCTACGCGGCCACCAAGTGCAGTTATGTGAATCCGTCTGGGCAGAATCGCAAATATCGACCCGCGAGGCCTCTGAATAACCAGCAGAGGCAAATGGAAtatgaagacgaagacggGGAACCAGACGAATACTCAGGCCGCTGCTGGCCTATCAACGCTTGGCACAAGGAAGACTATTTCGGttatacacttgcgcccaaaaagattgagccacgtgagctcaaagcaatgacgctcacgcgtcacccgcacgattga